From Antricoccus suffuscus, the proteins below share one genomic window:
- a CDS encoding ABC transporter substrate-binding protein encodes MRLINRALICGSLVLGLALTGCSTKGGTSGANQTGKDGVKYDYGVTDDSITLGAMTDQSGAFKVIGLGITQGQQIWVDDVNKAGGICGRDIKLDIQDNGYHADKALTLYASMKDKVAGMVQVLGSPIAAALKPQLESDDMLSIPASWASGNLESKALLQVGATYAIEMVNGMAYAQKSGLIADGDKIGHIYVDGEYGGDGLSGSKAYAKQHNQTIVPAKVTGEDSDLTPAVTSLKSAGVKAVLITTTPTQTGSILTAMSAQGMSDVPVVGNGPSFAPTLLDTPAKDSFANYYRVVPYLPFNAPQPITQHIAESYHAKFTDKPQDAVEQGYSFAMAYEAVLTKACKNKDLTRKGILDAARQVKVDTKGLTAPLDYSKPGQPPTRATYIEQVDTSVEGGLKIVDDISASQEAKDLKVGK; translated from the coding sequence ATGCGATTGATCAACCGCGCCCTTATTTGCGGCTCGCTCGTCCTGGGCCTGGCGCTCACCGGGTGCAGCACAAAGGGCGGCACCTCCGGCGCCAACCAAACCGGTAAGGACGGTGTCAAATACGACTACGGGGTCACCGACGACTCAATCACCTTAGGCGCCATGACCGACCAGTCTGGCGCGTTTAAGGTCATCGGACTCGGAATCACGCAAGGGCAGCAAATCTGGGTGGACGACGTCAATAAGGCCGGTGGCATCTGCGGGCGCGACATCAAGCTCGACATTCAGGACAACGGATACCACGCCGACAAGGCCCTGACGCTGTATGCCTCGATGAAGGACAAGGTTGCCGGCATGGTGCAGGTGCTTGGCTCGCCGATCGCCGCCGCCCTCAAGCCGCAGCTCGAGAGCGACGACATGCTGTCGATTCCGGCATCCTGGGCGTCCGGCAATCTCGAGAGCAAGGCTCTGCTGCAGGTGGGTGCGACGTACGCGATCGAGATGGTCAACGGGATGGCGTACGCCCAGAAGAGCGGTCTGATCGCCGACGGCGACAAGATTGGGCACATCTACGTCGACGGGGAATACGGCGGCGACGGGCTGTCCGGCTCCAAGGCGTATGCCAAGCAGCACAACCAGACGATCGTGCCCGCGAAGGTGACCGGCGAGGACTCAGATCTGACACCGGCAGTAACGAGTCTCAAGTCGGCAGGCGTGAAGGCCGTCCTCATCACGACGACCCCCACCCAGACCGGCTCGATCCTCACCGCAATGTCGGCGCAGGGCATGAGTGATGTTCCGGTAGTCGGGAACGGCCCATCATTTGCCCCTACTTTGCTTGATACACCTGCCAAGGACTCGTTCGCGAACTACTACCGGGTGGTGCCTTACCTTCCGTTCAATGCGCCTCAGCCGATTACCCAACACATCGCTGAGAGCTACCACGCGAAGTTCACCGATAAGCCGCAGGACGCGGTCGAGCAGGGCTACTCCTTCGCGATGGCGTACGAAGCGGTGCTGACCAAAGCGTGCAAGAACAAAGACCTCACGCGCAAGGGGATCTTGGACGCCGCGCGCCAGGTGAAGGTCGACACCAAGGGGCTCACCGCACCGCTCGACTACTCCAAGCCAGGCCAGCCGCCGACACGCGCAACGTACATCGAGCAAGTCGATACCTCCGTCGAAGGCGGGCTCAAGATAGTCGACGATATTAGTGCCTCGCAGGAGGCAAAAGACCTCAAGGTCGGCAAGTAG
- a CDS encoding 3-hydroxyacyl-CoA dehydrogenase NAD-binding domain-containing protein: MSNSIDFSDVSATVRYGVKDGVAVVILANPPVNGLGDTIRAGLDAGITKAAADDAVTAVVIAGDGRAFCGGADIRQFNTAASNAEPSLGNIIVKMQGLPKPVIAAIHGFALGGGLELALACHYRIAENNAQIGLPEVNLGLIPGGGGTQRLPRIIGAKKALDMIQQGTPVTGAKAAELGVVDGNFEGDPVEAGIAFAKEVAARSKQLPVVDKRPPADADGVDFEAARKAVRRNARNGLAQHAAINSVEAATKLDTEAGLVAERDEFVKLIAGPESAALRHIFFADREAAKVADVPKDTPLRKVEKVAIIGAGTMGGGITMVFVNAGIPVTLIEQEQAGLDRGLGNIQRNYDVTASKGKLTAEQVTTRMGLITPTLKLEDAADADLVIEAVFEEMDVKKDIFTKLDAICKPGAILASNTSRLDINEIASVTKRPADVIGLHFFSPANVMKLLEVVRGDATAADVIATSMKTAQKVGKIPVLAKVCEGFIGNRMLSPYKREADFLLEDGASPQQVDGALMDFGLAMGPIAMSDLAGLDISWATRKRLEPTRRKDLRYSAVADRLCEAGRFGQKTGAGFYRYEDGNRTPIPDPAVDEIIAQCAKDAGIERRTVTDEEIVERCILALVNEGAKILEEGIAQRASDIDVVYVNGYGFPAYRGGPMYYAQSLGLDVTLAKIQTLHKQHGEFWTPAPLLEKLVAEGKTEF, encoded by the coding sequence ATGAGTAACTCGATCGACTTCAGCGATGTCTCGGCCACCGTCCGGTACGGCGTAAAGGACGGCGTCGCCGTCGTCATCCTCGCCAACCCGCCGGTCAACGGCCTAGGAGACACAATCCGCGCCGGCCTCGACGCCGGCATCACCAAGGCCGCGGCCGACGACGCAGTTACCGCCGTGGTTATCGCCGGCGACGGCCGCGCATTCTGCGGCGGCGCGGACATCCGCCAGTTCAACACCGCAGCGTCCAACGCCGAGCCATCATTGGGCAACATCATCGTGAAGATGCAGGGGCTGCCGAAGCCTGTGATCGCGGCGATCCACGGGTTCGCGCTCGGTGGCGGCCTTGAGCTCGCACTTGCCTGCCATTATCGAATTGCGGAGAACAACGCCCAGATCGGTCTCCCCGAGGTCAACCTCGGTCTCATCCCGGGTGGCGGTGGCACTCAGCGCCTGCCACGCATCATCGGCGCGAAGAAGGCGCTGGACATGATCCAGCAAGGCACGCCCGTCACCGGCGCGAAGGCCGCCGAACTCGGCGTCGTCGATGGGAACTTCGAGGGAGATCCAGTCGAAGCCGGGATCGCCTTCGCTAAAGAGGTCGCAGCACGCAGCAAACAACTACCAGTTGTCGACAAGCGTCCGCCGGCCGACGCCGACGGCGTCGACTTCGAGGCCGCACGCAAAGCAGTACGCCGCAACGCCCGTAACGGCCTGGCCCAGCACGCCGCCATCAACAGCGTCGAAGCGGCGACCAAGCTCGATACCGAAGCGGGCCTCGTGGCCGAGCGCGACGAGTTCGTCAAGCTCATCGCCGGACCCGAGTCCGCCGCCCTGCGGCATATCTTCTTCGCCGACCGAGAAGCAGCGAAGGTCGCCGACGTACCCAAGGACACGCCACTGCGCAAGGTGGAGAAGGTCGCGATCATCGGCGCCGGCACGATGGGTGGCGGGATCACCATGGTGTTCGTCAACGCGGGCATCCCGGTCACCCTGATCGAACAGGAACAAGCCGGCCTCGACCGCGGGCTGGGCAATATCCAGCGCAACTACGACGTGACCGCGTCGAAGGGCAAGCTCACCGCCGAGCAGGTCACGACGCGGATGGGGCTGATCACGCCCACCTTGAAACTCGAAGACGCGGCCGACGCGGACCTGGTCATCGAGGCAGTGTTCGAGGAGATGGACGTCAAGAAGGACATCTTCACCAAGCTCGACGCGATCTGCAAACCCGGCGCGATCCTGGCCTCGAACACCTCCCGGCTGGACATCAACGAGATCGCGTCGGTCACCAAGCGGCCCGCCGACGTGATCGGGCTGCACTTCTTCAGCCCCGCCAACGTGATGAAACTGCTGGAGGTGGTGCGCGGTGATGCGACCGCGGCGGACGTGATCGCGACGAGCATGAAGACCGCGCAGAAGGTCGGCAAGATCCCCGTTCTGGCGAAGGTGTGCGAAGGGTTCATCGGCAACCGCATGCTCTCGCCGTACAAGCGCGAAGCGGACTTCCTACTCGAGGATGGAGCGTCCCCGCAGCAGGTCGACGGCGCGCTGATGGACTTCGGGCTGGCGATGGGCCCAATCGCGATGTCCGACCTCGCCGGCCTAGATATCAGCTGGGCCACGCGGAAGCGGCTCGAACCAACCCGGCGTAAAGACCTGCGCTACTCCGCCGTCGCGGACCGGTTGTGTGAGGCGGGCCGGTTTGGGCAGAAGACCGGCGCCGGGTTCTACCGCTACGAAGACGGCAACCGGACACCGATCCCAGATCCCGCGGTCGATGAGATCATCGCGCAGTGCGCGAAAGACGCCGGCATCGAGCGGCGTACCGTCACCGACGAGGAGATCGTCGAGCGGTGCATCCTCGCGCTGGTGAACGAAGGCGCGAAAATCCTCGAAGAAGGCATCGCGCAGCGCGCGTCGGATATCGATGTCGTGTATGTCAATGGTTACGGTTTCCCGGCGTACCGGGGTGGCCCGATGTACTACGCGCAGTCGCTCGGACTCGATGTGACGCTGGCGAAGATCCAGACCCTGCATAAGCAGCACGGCGAGTTCTGGACGCCCGCACCGCTGTTGGAGAAACTCGTCGCCGAAGGCAAAACCGAGTTCTAA
- a CDS encoding MFS transporter: MSSASGAETRRTAWSGLGVVTGGLFMTVMSVTLVSVALPDIGRDLPANATDLQWIVDGYIIVYASLLVACGVAGDRFGRKGVFIVGIALFATGSLVAGLAPSIAPLLIGRVIQGLGPAIVIPGSVTIIRALFDDPRQRALALGLWSTGSGVAMAVGPAVGGAIVDAVGWRWVFLINVPLGIVMLLVSIRYIPKLGRSSVRARFDWTGVALTTVGIACLAFAIIEGQDHGWTSPLILTAFVVGAAAMAAFILVERQITEPLINLDLFRRPSFTASNVAGFVVFFVYIGIIVYFSVFLQQVAGYSAIAAGLGVSSLGLAFAVVGPLAGFLVGRLGAHWPLTIGLVIIGCATLTLLRLTPDTGIAGLWWMLAIFGFGIGLSLTPMTAISISAVDAEHAGMASAVLNAVRQIGQVLGVAVFGVFAYGHLSTTTTTGHVFSHADGAAFVSGLRVALLISGIAVLVTAALGVVLFRRDRPDRANESTPDLAHQEQRHG; this comes from the coding sequence GTGAGCTCAGCATCCGGCGCCGAGACCCGGCGCACAGCGTGGTCGGGTCTCGGTGTCGTCACCGGCGGACTGTTCATGACAGTCATGTCGGTGACGCTGGTGAGCGTCGCCCTGCCCGATATAGGGCGGGACCTCCCAGCAAACGCGACCGACCTGCAATGGATCGTCGATGGCTACATCATCGTCTACGCCAGCCTGCTGGTCGCTTGTGGAGTGGCCGGCGATCGCTTTGGGCGCAAGGGCGTATTCATTGTCGGTATCGCACTGTTCGCGACCGGTTCGCTCGTGGCCGGCCTGGCACCATCAATCGCGCCACTCCTCATCGGACGTGTCATCCAGGGACTCGGCCCGGCCATCGTGATACCGGGGAGCGTCACGATCATCCGCGCGCTGTTCGACGACCCGCGCCAACGCGCGCTAGCGCTGGGCCTGTGGTCCACCGGATCGGGAGTCGCGATGGCCGTCGGGCCGGCCGTCGGCGGCGCCATCGTGGACGCAGTCGGATGGCGCTGGGTATTCCTAATAAACGTGCCGCTTGGAATCGTGATGCTCCTCGTCAGCATCCGCTACATCCCGAAATTGGGCCGGTCGTCTGTCCGTGCACGCTTCGACTGGACCGGCGTGGCACTGACCACGGTCGGCATCGCGTGCCTCGCCTTCGCCATCATCGAAGGCCAGGACCACGGCTGGACCTCCCCGCTCATCCTGACCGCATTCGTCGTCGGCGCGGCGGCGATGGCCGCCTTCATCCTCGTCGAACGGCAGATCACCGAACCACTGATCAATCTCGACCTCTTCCGCCGGCCGAGCTTCACCGCATCCAACGTCGCCGGGTTCGTCGTCTTCTTCGTATATATAGGCATCATTGTCTACTTCAGCGTCTTCCTCCAGCAAGTCGCCGGCTACTCCGCCATCGCGGCCGGACTCGGCGTATCGAGCCTCGGCCTGGCATTCGCGGTCGTCGGGCCGCTGGCCGGATTCCTCGTTGGGCGCCTCGGCGCACACTGGCCGCTCACTATCGGCCTGGTGATAATCGGCTGCGCCACCTTGACCCTGCTGCGGCTCACTCCCGATACCGGGATCGCCGGGCTGTGGTGGATGCTCGCCATCTTCGGCTTCGGTATCGGGCTGAGCCTCACGCCGATGACCGCGATCAGTATCTCGGCGGTCGACGCAGAGCATGCCGGCATGGCCTCGGCCGTGCTCAACGCGGTCCGGCAGATCGGCCAGGTCCTCGGCGTCGCGGTATTCGGCGTCTTCGCCTACGGCCACTTGTCGACGACGACCACCACCGGACACGTGTTTTCGCACGCCGACGGCGCCGCGTTCGTCAGCGGGCTGCGAGTCGCGCTCCTCATCTCGGGCATCGCCGTACTCGTCACTGCCGCGCTCGGCGTCGTACTCTTCCGGCGTGATCGGCCCGACCGAGCCAACGAGAGCACACCGGACCTCGCCCACCAGGAACAGCGTCATGGCTAG
- a CDS encoding MFS transporter: MARPATSTGAWLTLLVAAAGQFLSVVSTTVVSVALPTMGEHLDASATDLQWIVDSYVLVLASLLMTGGVLGDRLGRKGVFMVGIAIFATGSLMTGLAPTIEMVLIGRVIQAIGPALLVPGSLNIVRAAFDDPARRAFALGLWSTSSGLAMAVGPIVGGVIVDGWGWRWVFLINVPLSLLLIAIAARYVPRLAKLTNKARFDLSGAVLTIVGVGALAFAIIEGQNHGWGSPLILGMFALSLVTLTIFVLVERRLADPLIDVRLYLLPRFAAANIAGLVVFFAFTGSIVYFSAYFQQVQGLDALHAGINVAALGIAFAVASTVSGHLVGRIGAKWPLLIGLVVCAAGTLGLLRLDTTTPGSLIWWNFAIFGFGIGLSMSPMAAIAMAAVDASHAGMASAILNSVRQVGQLLGVAVLGALVYANIPGRSGGGARLNPRDQESFVSGLHAAMWTSAVALLIGAVLSALLFRVEAKRERTVTPVA, from the coding sequence ATGGCTAGACCCGCTACTAGTACCGGAGCATGGCTCACCCTGCTCGTCGCCGCTGCCGGACAGTTCCTCTCGGTCGTGTCCACCACGGTGGTCAGCGTGGCACTACCGACCATGGGCGAGCACCTCGACGCCAGTGCGACCGACCTGCAGTGGATCGTCGACAGCTACGTACTCGTCCTCGCGAGCCTGCTGATGACCGGCGGCGTACTCGGCGATCGCCTGGGGCGCAAGGGAGTCTTTATGGTCGGCATCGCGATCTTCGCGACCGGCTCCCTAATGACCGGCCTCGCCCCAACTATCGAAATGGTCCTGATCGGGCGAGTAATCCAGGCAATCGGGCCGGCCCTGCTCGTGCCCGGCAGCCTCAACATCGTCCGGGCGGCGTTCGACGACCCCGCAAGACGGGCATTCGCGCTCGGACTGTGGTCGACCAGCTCGGGGCTCGCGATGGCCGTCGGCCCAATTGTCGGCGGCGTGATCGTCGATGGCTGGGGCTGGCGGTGGGTCTTCCTGATCAACGTGCCGTTGAGCCTGCTGCTGATCGCAATCGCCGCACGCTACGTGCCACGGCTGGCGAAACTGACGAACAAGGCGCGGTTCGACCTTTCGGGTGCTGTGCTAACTATTGTCGGCGTTGGTGCGCTGGCATTTGCGATCATCGAGGGACAAAACCACGGCTGGGGATCGCCGCTCATCCTCGGCATGTTCGCACTCAGCCTCGTCACGCTGACGATCTTCGTGCTAGTCGAACGACGCCTGGCCGATCCGCTTATCGACGTACGGTTATATCTGCTGCCTAGGTTCGCGGCGGCCAATATCGCCGGACTGGTGGTCTTTTTCGCATTCACCGGAAGCATCGTCTACTTCAGCGCCTACTTCCAGCAGGTGCAAGGCCTGGACGCGCTGCACGCCGGTATCAACGTCGCCGCACTTGGGATCGCGTTCGCGGTCGCCTCGACGGTGTCCGGGCATCTGGTCGGCCGGATCGGCGCGAAATGGCCACTACTCATCGGCCTGGTGGTCTGCGCGGCGGGCACACTCGGCCTTCTACGGCTCGACACCACGACGCCGGGTTCGCTCATCTGGTGGAACTTTGCCATCTTCGGCTTCGGGATCGGCCTCAGCATGTCACCGATGGCCGCGATCGCGATGGCCGCCGTCGACGCCTCCCACGCGGGCATGGCCTCGGCCATTCTCAACTCAGTGCGTCAGGTTGGCCAGTTGCTCGGCGTAGCGGTGCTCGGAGCGCTGGTGTACGCCAACATCCCCGGACGAAGCGGCGGTGGCGCGCGGCTGAACCCGCGCGACCAGGAGTCTTTCGTCAGCGGTTTGCACGCCGCGATGTGGACCTCGGCCGTGGCACTGCTCATCGGCGCCGTACTCAGCGCATTGCTGTTTCGAGTCGAAGCCAAGCGGGAACGGACCGTCACTCCCGTCGCGTGA